TATTGTCACGATGCGATATTGTCACGATGCGATATTGTCACGATGCGATATTGTCACGATGCGATATTGTCACGATACGAtattattaccattttaaatCCATTATGATATTCTGCTATTTATatattgcagtttatttattttttctagctTCAAATTTCATCCTCAAGGGAAAACTTAAGTTTGACACCATCTTCTTTTAACTAAAGAGAAACATTTCTCAGTTTGTTTATCtccatcacagcaagaaggtctctggtttgagtcccggctgggtcagttggcatttctgtgtggagtttgcatgtcctccttgtgttggtgttggtttcctccgggtgctccggtttcccccacaagtccaaacacatgcgctataggggaattgatgaattaaattggccgtagtgtgtgagaatgtgagagtgtatgggtgtttcccagtactgggttttggctggaaggccattcgcagcgtaaaacatatgccggaatagttggcggttcattccgcatatgttttacgcagcgaatggccttccagccaaaacccagtactgggaaacacccatacactctcacattctcacacactacggccaatttagttcgtcAATTGGCAACCCCTTAAatatggactaagctgaaggaaaatgaatgaatgagttagtgCGCCATCTACAGGACTGGAATGAAATTGATGTTAATATTCAACctaatagtataatatagtataataatagtgtaaatccattttgttttcttcttctttttttactaGCGATATCTAGCAAAAGGAGTGATGCACGTACCTCTTTCTCTGTGATTGTATAGCACCACGCATAGAGAAGACAGACACATCTCCCATGCTAGTTCAGTTGTGTACATACTGTGTAGAGTGTTTATAAATGCGGACGCCAATGCTACATTGTTGAGAGTTTGAGTTGTACAAATGCGATTGGTTATTGAAGGAAAACGAAAGTAAAATGTAGCTGCAATGTGAAAGTTGGCAGAGACGCTAAATTACGTTAcggtaaaatgtttttaaaccatttaggACACATGTAAAATGCACAAAGTCGGAGTTTATTGCAGTTTACCAGTGGTCAATGTTACACATTTAGGGAAAAACGAAAGCAAATTCAGTGTTAAACATTAAATCAGTTTTGATTTGATATTTGCCATAACATTCGATATCAGCAATAGCATCTACAAGATTGCCCAGGCTTTTCGCTTCTTAAGGTCAAATCCGACTACAGAACTTTACGTGTGAACTTTCGTGTCCTCTTGTGTTAATTTGGCTGAAAATTTGGTGAGAAGAACCGTATAATAGAGCTGCGtgttgttgagtgttgcgatAATATTTCTTAGCTTTAGATTTCTCACGAACTTacaaaatgctattttatcaTCAACTCAAAACAAAGTCAATTTTTCACGTTACGATTATACTAAAATAGACAGGTAGATATTTTTCTGtgctaatttaaatatatatatgtcaagGTGCAAAAATTTTGACTTTGAAAGACCTTGGAAAATctgccaatttaatttattgcacttctCTACGATGTGGATATTGcacatactagggctgcacaatatatcgttttggAATCGATAACGCagtgtgcgcatccgcaatagtctcATCCCAAGATGTGTCTGGATTATAGCTAACCAGAAACCGGTTTTATTTTATAGtgatttttaatggaatttatacgatttatgcgtttctaatccaaatatttacatttcaaagcgCACTGTATTCGTATCGTAATATTTATTGCAGacaaataaaatatcgcaatatcatgCATCCCTACCATATACTATTATCGCGATAGAACAATAATTCGGATTCTTATTCGTTGTTGGCATTTTAATTGGTCAGATTTATTGCACTTCTCTACGACGTGGATAGcgcatatactattatcgcgaTAACGATACTTTTTCGATACaatgtgcagccctattttataGGTGCATCTAAGTGTAACCTTTAACAAGTCTCTCAGTACTTATccagattgttgttgttgttattcgtTTAGGGTGCTTTAAGGATGACCGCATCGTATTTTGGACATGGATGTTCTCCACATACTTCATGGAGAAATGGGCGCCGCGGCAGGATGATATGCTGTTCTACGTGCGCCGCAAGCTCTCGTACGTCAGCGAGGACAACACAGAAGGGAAGAAGGTGAGATTATTTTAGTGTCCCAAAGTGATGCAGGCTTCATTTGTGTCTTCTCAATCGATAATTGTGTGACAATTATAATCGCTGTTTTAACGTGTCGAGTTTAAAACATCCAGGCAGATGGAGATTTTAAATAATCCCGTCCTAATCCAGCACTATCTGACTTGCATTGTCTTTAGGTGGAGGTGGAGGTCTACAGAAGAGACTCTAAAAAGCTGCCTGGTCTCGGAGATCCGGATATCGATTGGGAGGAGAGCGTGTATCTCAATCTCATCCTGCAGAAAGTAAGAAAAGCTCAACGTTCTGTGTTTACATGCAGGAACAACATTATGAAATGGGAAAATATACGTGACGCTGTAATTTTGACAGAGTATTGACAAGTAACAACACTTTTAATCAGGAACTTAATCACAAATTTAGTTTGTTCCGCTGTAAATAAATGATCAGAAAAGTATTCCTGATACAATTACAATGGCCTCATggtaatcatgtttatgacaggtttatgacGAGCTGTATTGTCTTAattatgtcatctttgcattttaaaCGACACAACCGAGCGAATAACACTTAACGACTGTTGTCATAAGCATCAACTCTCATTGATATTCATGTCATGTCATTGATGTTTACCTTTATTTTGCTGTGCTTTACCTAGTAAGTGTCTTTGTCCCACAGCTGGACTATGTGGTCACCTGTGCGGTTTGCACACGCTCAGATGCAGGAGACATCCACATCCACAAAAAGAAATCGCAGGTACATTCGTGTGTTCGTTTGGCTGTTTACAGTCTAAACTTTAGGATTTAGTCTAGAAGGGGACCATTGAAAAGTCTCGTTAAAATCGCACTAAATTCATAGCAGCACAGTTGAGTCTTTGTGTTCAGCTACCTGTAATTATCATTTCATGACGAGGGTCGACCATATATTCGTCATTCGGTTTATTTTAAAGGGgccgttcacccaaaaatggaaatgtaCTTAGTATTTACACACCCTCGAGTGgtttgaacacaacagaagatgttttgtagaatgctgaaaatctgtagCCATTGATTTCCAGAGTATGAAATACTAATGCTCAGGAAGTCAACGGGTTTTCagctttgtttaaaatatatgttggGTAGACTATCCGTTTAATCTCTTATtcgtgaccctggagcacaaaaccacTCTTATGGCACATGGATATAATTTTAATAGCCAGAAATTATAAGAATGTCAAGTAAAGGTCGTCTTCCGTGatgatattttgtaaatgtgctattgtaaatattaaaactCAACTTTTGGTTAGTAAAATGCGTTACTGACGACTTAATCGGAACAATTTCAGTGGTGATTTTCCAGATTTCCAATATTGTGCTATCTTAAAAAACgcttatttatttagctatcAAATATTGAAagctaaataatacaaatacacactTACGACGGTCaaatgttatcattattgttttGATGTATGGACGAATGTTAACGGCACATCCCTTTATTTACAGCAAGTGTTCGCCTCCCCGAGCAAACACCCAATGGACAGCAAAGGGGAAGAGTCGAAAATGAGCTACCCCAACATCTTCTTCATGATCGACAACTTTGAGGAGGTAACCGTCCAAGCTCAGAGCGCCAACGCTAACGCAGCAGAGAGCTAGTGGTCTTAAAGTCCGCGTGAAATTAAAGTGGCGGAGACTTTTATTGCAGTACTTCTGACCGGAACTGAATATTGAGttgggggcggggttttatttttgcTACATCATCATTTCCGCATGGCATACTAATCGTAAGGGGGCGTGGCTTAGAATATTACCATCAAACTCTGACATCATCAAAGAAGAACCGCTCATTCAAAAGCTGAACctaatggtcagactttgattgatgATTAACAAAACAAACGTATATTTTCAGTGCTTTAACTTGCACGGATGCATTGTTTAGCTAATGAACAACAatatgcgctagcaaaataagcaTTGTACGTTTTGATTTGACCCAGACTTTAAGAGCTCTGCTCAACATCACTATGAGGTAGATCAAAAGAGAGTGGAGATAATGAAGTTTAATCTGTTTTGAGATCATGTTACTGTGATTGTTTCTAAGGGTGTGTATGATCAGGTTGAACAGGTTTATGATGGGGGTTTTGGACAGCAGCTTATTGTTTAGCATTGTTAGACTAGCGCAGATTAAGCTTTCTCTTTGAACAACCATATTTATAAACCTGCTTACAATGTTCTATAAGGTTTCTTGCACCACAGAGTTGGCTGCTGATGAGTTAACCCAGAAAATGCCACACACAAAgagtataaaatgtaaatatcaatAGTTGTTCTTCTGATTTTGGTTGCgctatactgtaatatatatttctatagTGGCTCCAGggcttatttattaaaaaaggatcGTTCCTCTCATGTTTTGAGTCATTGAAGGCTCGAATAGGGAAGCGTttggtttgttttaaagatgaaaactGTGTTATGTTGGAATTAATAGTTCTTCTGTactttaaattaacttttaaataaTCGCAATCGTTGAAAATACATCGAAATATGTTTTTTGTTGGCTACTTTtacaatttatgttttatttattcattgtttacatttttaaatggcgCTTAAATTCTATTTAACAtataaaatacatgaaaataatttactaaataaaaaaacataagtcaaaatatatgtttGTCTATTGAGGCATTTGTACAGTGAGGGTGAATTGTTTAACGGAAATTTAAGTGGAGTCATTTATACTTGCTCGTAAGCGACTTCGCAAATGAAGTCTCGTTTATATATGcagtactgtaaagttttatttaataagaggaacatttttaaaaatactgttttattttagttttagttcatATTTTTTGtcgtttgtatttaaatgttttacttttctagtttaaatgttgtttatattagtAGTTCTATTGAGTGCTTAAAATTAGTTGAATGAAAAcgtcttttttgtttaaattttgttcagttaatgtttattattttactttaacttaatacaagtttaatatattatttagtatccttcaaaataaatagtaaacattagggctgcacaatatattgtttcagcatcgatagcGCAATGCGCGCAAacgtcacatcgcaggatctgcagcgtgtgtgtgtatatatatatcgtaaCGAGTTGTATTTAAATTAGGGAACGTAACAAAATATTgcccccttgaattatttttttctccaatttctgttttacagagaggatttcttcaacacatttctaaacataatagttatccAATAACTGTCTAATAGTCATAATAGtaaatctaataactgatttattttatctttgtcatgatgacagtaaataatattagactagatattcttcaagacgcttctatacagcttaaagtgacatttaaaggcttaactaggttaattaggttaactaggcaggttagggtaattaggcaagttattgtataatgatgaagttctgtagactatcggaaaaaatagcttaagggggctaataatattgaccttaaaatgggttttaaaaaatttaaaaactgctttcattctagccgaaataaaacaaataagactttctatagaagaaaaaatattatcagacatactgtgaaaatttccttgctctgctctGAAAAAAGTATTCAAAGGGGGCTAGTAATTCCGACTTaaactatatatctatatatatatatctataaatatctatatatatatatatctataaatatctataaatatctatatatatatatatatatatgtgtgtgtgtatgtatgtatatatatatgtgtgtatgtatgtatgtatgtatgtatatatgtatgtatatatatatatatatatatatatatatgtatatgtgtgtgtgtgtgtgtgtgtgtatgtatgtatgtgtatatatatatatgtatgtatgtatatatgatttgtaaagcactgtatatttgatttttacagtattgttgCTCTACTGTATTTCTCAAAGTTTgtggtttatatattttatgtagttGCATGCTCAAAATCAGCGTCAAAATCATCccaataaattctttccaaatagacatATTAATTTCATCtggttaaattaaatattcaatatcgcaatatatatatagtacaacaataaaatattgcaatggcaGTTTCTTTTCAATATCGCGTAAccctaatataatatactgtgtTCACAGCAGATACAAATCTGTTAAactgcacttgggaaatataagaaaatgtattaaaatttaacTTCTTCATCTTTAACTGTACATTTTCGCAGCAGAATACAAATCAAAATATGATACTATTGCGCATTGAATTAATTATATCATGTTATTTTaaagcaatacaatacaatattcatttataaagcacattcatatttatttattttatatatacatttatttatttctaaacttTCCATGCTGATCATTTTAATAGTAATGAAAATCATGATGTGTCGTACGATGTATGAGATCACAGATCTATTGCTCAGTGTGTTATTCATCAATTATAAACACTGCTGGAAGGATATTAGGTAgcaaaataattagtaattattcataaacgatgatgatgatgatgaaagccTTTATTTCTCACATACACTgttacatgcagtgaaattggacCCCTCCGACCATACACGAGCATCACACATTTCAGATGAAGACAGGTCAGACGAGAAGTAGCATAGAAGAGTAAATAAGATACATGAGGGAAAAGGGAGGCGAAAACAAGCCCCTCCCAGACTGTCCTTAAAGTAGAGCAGTGTGAGTTTAGGGGGGGGGCATATTATCCTGCTAATATATATgattgtgtgtatttatgtatgtgtgttggTCAGGTGTTCAGCGATATGACTGTTGGCGAGGGTGAGATGGTGTGTGTGGAGCTGGTGGCCAGCGATAAAAGCAACACCTTTCAGGGCGTCATCTTCCAGGGCTCCATTCGCTATGAGGCCCTTAAGAAGGTCTACGACAACCGGGTATGACTTCGAATTGTTGTCCAGAGTACTTACAATCCCATATATGCGTTCTTTGTGTATTCATGATGTGTCTTTATAGGTAAGTGTTGCGGCTAAGATGGCCCAGCGGATGTCATTTGGCTTTTACAAGTACAACAATATGGAGTTTGTGCGGATGAAGGGTCCTCAGGGCAAAGGACATGCGGAGATGGCTGTGAGTCGAGTGCCCACCGGAGACACCTCGCCCTGCGGCACCGAGGAGGATCAAGACTCTCCTTTGCATGAGAGGGTCAGGcatttttaaatctatatatCAGGTTCTGGGGGTGAGAAAGTCTTGCTAGCAGCTATCAGTGCGGTGTTATCTGCGTTTCTGAATGAATGGACGGGTTTGTTCTCCTCGTAGGTGACGTCATTCAGCACTCCGCCGACCCCCGAGAGAAACAGACCGTCCTTCTTCTCACCGTCGCTCCGCCGGAAAGTGCCCCGCAATCGAAACGCCGAGATGAAGAAGTCACATTCAGCAAACGACAGCGAGGAGTTCTTCAGGGAAGAGGAGGACGAAGGTGACCACCTCTGGAGTTACACGTTTGTTTACTCCTTTTCATTTAcgtatacaaataaacaaatgttatttatttatattagtgttatatttataattatattataatcttTATATCGTGATTAATCACATCTAAAATAAACGCTTTGACAAAAATAATCGTTAGCTGCAGCTCTAACGCATCgacatgaaaaaatgtttatttatatttagatataaaatatatatgatacaaattatatatcaatttaaatatctatgcgaAATAATATCGTCTTTTTATgttggtgtgtgtatgtgagcaatatcacacgggtagcagtgtgatatggctgtatatcggcactggtgggagacaTACGTTGGctctgagtgccttagtgtcccgctagtgacgatatacagctacATCGCATTggtactcgtgtgatattgcgtttatacaacagttcgacggcacaatcgtgtgtgtataaaaaagaaaatcaaacacagagagtcttaaattccttttgtaagaggaactactttcttccgccattcattcacatctgcagctgacgtcagagcagcagaaactgttactaactcatcaacgtcactttagagctagtgtttgaatgattctctagtgtaatgtctaaaataacgacaaaacagctgattttgctcacattttaagattatacggctgaacaacatgaaatgccatcagtctacagagatttactagtatttctctgttgcagttaAGAGATCACagtaaaaagccaaagcaaagcaaacactagcagattactatagtataaatgcAGTACTACAACATACacaagagagagattgacttagaaagtcacttacctgttttacatcgatttgttcagctgtagtttgaaacgtacgctaggcatgggatgataaccgttttgaaggtataccgcggtttggaaaagtcaaggttttcaaacttttctgtattaccgttcctaaggtgtgtgtaagATTTGTAATTTACGGTGTAAATTAATTAGCGTGTTGTTTTTataagtgtttttgaaactaatgaagacagcagaagtcaataattcatttgaattatttagcctgacgtgtttactgcttcaaaatatctttcaaaaaataaaatatagtattttcaaaagggaAAAGtcagtttttttacccagacatttaaaaagagtatattttagagcagtaatcacaataccgtgaaaccgaggtatttttatccaaggttatcatacggtCAGAATCTTAAACGTAtactgagaaaatgctgtttttctcccctctGGACTTAAGCGGTCTCATCTTGTGGTGGAACTTCAATTGTCTTTGCTCTACTCAGTATGgcaggctgatggccgccaaaGAGcgtagaatcaccaagaggcgacactctagtacgatttgggaaacagccactagatggcgcggcggccattttggaatgaaaactccaatagagcaacagcatatcataagtctgtaaaacaaactattaaaagtgctgattattgtgatagtaagtgttgtatttcaggttgtatctcagctttaatgcgctttttaaataaataaataaaaaataaagcagctgctcgccatcgcgacagcaataagatccaatggacggccgactgctgtcactccaaaatggcggaatccggggctgttgctggacGCTGCTGTTGCATTGGAACcgtctattgagtgtcgcctcttggtcattctaagctctttgtggctgctgtatctcagaaattaaaaacatttaaaataaacgcTTTCCTTATAATAAAAGTGCATAGTTGAAATCTAAACAACCACATTCtcgcctcaaaagtacattatgttgtccaacagctgcatatatatatgtatatatatgtgtgtgtatatatgtatgtgtgtgtatatatatatgtgtgtgtatatatatatatgtgtatatatatatatatatatatatgggtatatGTGTACACAATGGTGTTGCATTATTTGTAATTACGTGAAACACTCATTTTGTTGCGTAACTCAATTGTGTGATCTAGAGTAAACAATTGAATAAATTGAAATGTTAAAATTGTGTAAATTATCAAATGCTTGTGTTTTTATCGCatcattttaaactcattttgaCTGAATTGACAGGATAAAATTTAGTTCGTAAAACGGACGATTTTCGTAACTTTCCAAAACTGCCGACACTGTGGCAAAGTAAATGGAGATGAGAATCTGATGTCTCATGCAGTGTCGTCTTTTATTGCTGTTTGATTCTTCACATGATTTTGTTTCTAATCTTTAAATTAACCGTCCAGTTGATTCTGTTAATAGCcgtaatttcataaataataataaagctcaCTGTTCATGCATAACAGCGTTCCTTCAGTGCATCTGGAGGTAAAACCGAACGTTCTTTCCTCTCTCCCCAGATCTGTGCAATGCATCAAACCTGCGCTCCCGCTCTCTGTCAGGGACGGGTCGATCTCTAGTGGGCTCGTGGCTCAAACTAAACAGGAAAGAGGAGTATTTTCTGCTGTATTCACATCTCACCTACGTGACTCTTCCTTTGCATCGCATCACCACAGGTACAGCACGTCTGAACTCCAGACAAACACTTCAGCGAGGCCGAGGCGAggctaacattcattcattttctatcggCTTAATcacttatttatctggggtcgccacagcggaatgaaccgccaactattccatcatatgttttacacagcggatgcccttccagctgcaacgcagtactgggaaacacccatacactctcattcacacactcatacactacggacaatttagttcatcagttccccaatagcgcatgtgtttggactgtgggggaaaccggagcacccggaggaaacccacgccgaccCCACCCTTCCTGATAGTCTATATATAATAAGCGACAGCAGTATTAGTATCTGTTAGCATATGGAATCGTGAAAGCTAACGCTCCTCCTCCGCGTATTCTCTTTCAGATATCCTGGAGGTCAGACAAAAGCCCATTCTGATGACATAGCATCTCCTGACATCCTCAGAGAAAACAAAGCTACCAAGTGCCTCCTCACATCAGGCCATGAGGAACTGCCACCCGCCGTCTGGACACACACAACCAAAAACGAACACTCCACAGCGGACGAGAAGAGGAGAAGCCAACACACTGCATCAAGAAGTGCCTCTTCCAGCGGACTCCAGACCTGCGCTGCAAGAAACGCCTGTCGTACGTCGAGTTTTTCGTCTCGTTTCTAGCCAAAGTCTtgaatcaagaagctttttctggATAAGCTGAAAGAAATAGTCTAATTTCAGAAATAATACGTCAAAATTAAGCAAGTTCGtcctcaaaacaagctaaataatcagtttttacttttaaattacgattattttgcttgttttaaggacgaACTCGCTTAATTTTGACGTATTATTTCTGAAACGCCAAACATTTCTAGAAAAAGCTTCGTAATTTAAGAATGTTTTGCTATTTGGGCTGTAAACGAGAGGAAAACTCTTACGAAAGGCATTGTTTAGCAGCGTGGAGCTAAAGCGGCGCTCCACTGTATGGTGAAAAGGGAAGCGAAACACAGTAAACCGGTGTGGTTCTTGTAAATACACTGCTGCTTACACACTCAGTGAGACGTGGCGACC
This region of Danio aesculapii chromosome 4, fDanAes4.1, whole genome shotgun sequence genomic DNA includes:
- the kiaa0930 gene encoding uncharacterized protein KIAA0930 homolog — its product is MSSARIMAALPGQTDDPAEPDESLQHMLKAIADERNRLNVRQDLSGLGCFKDDRIVFWTWMFSTYFMEKWAPRQDDMLFYVRRKLSYVSEDNTEGKKVEVEVYRRDSKKLPGLGDPDIDWEESVYLNLILQKLDYVVTCAVCTRSDAGDIHIHKKKSQQVFASPSKHPMDSKGEESKMSYPNIFFMIDNFEEVFSDMTVGEGEMVCVELVASDKSNTFQGVIFQGSIRYEALKKVYDNRVSVAAKMAQRMSFGFYKYNNMEFVRMKGPQGKGHAEMAVSRVPTGDTSPCGTEEDQDSPLHERVTSFSTPPTPERNRPSFFSPSLRRKVPRNRNAEMKKSHSANDSEEFFREEEDEDLCNASNLRSRSLSGTGRSLVGSWLKLNRKEEYFLLYSHLTYVTLPLHRITTDILEVRQKPILMT